Genomic window (Primulina eburnea isolate SZY01 chromosome 8, ASM2296580v1, whole genome shotgun sequence):
GTTCCACCCGAATTGCTGGGCCTTCCTCAAGatttgaaagaaaggataacttcTGTGTGCTGATCGGGATATAAATCGAGAAAGGGAAGCAATCCTTCCTGTCAACTTTTGCCCCTCTTTTACAGATTGGGGAGAAGGCATACATAAGACAGACTTGACTTTCTCCGGATTTACCTCAATCCCCCGATCTGTAACCATAATCCCAAGAATTTGCCACTTTTGACGCCAAAAATACATTTGGCCGGGTTAAGCTTGATCCCATATTGTATGAGGGTGGCAAAAGTTTCCTCCAGATCATTAATGAAAGTAGTGACCTCCCGTGTCTTGCCCATgatatcatccacatagaccTCCACATTCCGCCCCAGCTGCTTCTCGAATACTTTGTCCATAAGACGCTGGTAAGTAGCACCTGCATTCTTCAACCCGAAAGGCATTACAAtataacaaaatgtacctcTCGAGGTGACGAAGCTGGATTTGTCTTGATCATTTTTGGCCAGGGGAATCTGATGATACCCCTGGTACGCATCCATAAAACTCAGCAGCTCATAGCCTGAAGTGGAAACTACCAGCTGGTCAATCCGGGGCAGCGGATAATGATCTTTGGGGCACGCCTTGTTCAGATCGCGGAAGTCTACGCACATACGCCATTTGCCGGTGGATTTAGGTACTAAAACCACATTGGAAAGCCACGTAGGAAATTGAATTTCCCGAATATGCCCCGCCTTTAGGAGCTCCTTTACTTGTTCTGATATGACTTTGTCCTTTTCAGGACCAAAGTGGCTCTTTTTCTGCTTTATGGGGTGAGACCCCGGGAGGATGTTTAAATGATGCTCCGATATAAAGGGAGAAATCCCCGTAAGGTCCTGCTGGGACCAGGCAAACACATGGATATtagtttttaaacatttaattaaacttACCCGGATGGTCATGCTGAGATCCCGAGCCACCCGGATTTGCTGGCCTGGCCCAATTTCCAccgcctcctgctcttcctctgCCACAAAGTGTATCTCCCCTTCCTCCACTCTCCTTCCTCCCGTCTCACCTATCTTAGCCCTCTTCCCCTCCCTCTTAGATCTGCTCTGATCCGCCCGGACTGCCTCTACATAACACTTCCGAGAAGAGGGTTGATCTCCCCGGACTTCTCCTACCCTGGCTCCCAcaggaaattttattttctggtgGTAGGTAGACGCTACAGCCCTCAACTCATTCATGGCTGGCCTCCCAAGGATGATGTTATACGATGACGGGGAGTCCACCATAGTGAAAGAAGTCATCACTGTTCTCTTGAGATCGTGAGAACCCAAAGTCAGAGGTAAAATAATTTCTCCCTCCGGATAAACCACGTGACCGGCGAAACCAAAAAGAGCAGTTTCCACGGTTTCCAGGTGATAGCCCTGCAAATCCATCTGCTCAAAAGTATCTTTGAAAATTACATTCACAGAACTGCCTGAGTCCACGAAGACCCGCAGAATATCATAATTCGCCACTCGGGCTTGGATcaccaaggcatcgttatgGGGTAGATTCACCCTTCTTAGGTCCTCCGGGCCGAAACTGATGACTGCCTCACTCTTCCTCGATCCTTCCACCTCCAAACATTCTCTCCTACTCCTTGACTTCCTTGCCCGGTTAGAGTCTCCATCAGTAGAGCCTCCGGATATCATTTTAATCGTCCCTACAACCGGGGGCAACTTTTTTCTTTGCTCAAGCTCAGACCCCCTTCTCCTTCCGAGCTCGATCTAGGATTGTTTCTGACACCTCCTCTCCGAGAAGTAGATCCGGGCTGCCGGGATGTCCATGGCGGTAGCCTAGACACCTGGGTTTTGATAATGGGATTTGGGAGGGAAGGCGCAACATAATTTCCCTTCAGAACTTTGCAATCCTCAGTGTTATGGTAGCCCAACTTGTGAAGAACACAAAATCCCTTTTTCTCTGGCCGGGACAGCTGATGGTCCGGGGCCAAATCTCTACTACACTCATGTACCTCCCTCTCTCGGGCAATCTTCAGAGGCACATGATGGGAGAAATGCCCTGGATTGCCCCTCTTTTGCCCCCTCTCCTCGGGCTTAGATGTCCGGTCTCCTCTTTCTTTCCTCACGGCCTCCCTCTTCTGCTTCTGGGCTTCCTCCATATTTATGTACTTTTCTGCCCGGGATAACAGGTCCTCAAAATCCCCGGGTACCTTTTTCGTTAGTGACTTGAAAAATTCTCCCTCCCTCAAACCCTGAGTGAAGGCTGTAGTCTTAGTCTCGCCGGCACAAGATGGGACGTCTAGGGCTACCCTGTTGAAACTTTTGATATAAGCCCTCAAACTCTCTTCCGGGCTCTGCTTCACCTCAAAAAGACTAAAAGCAGTCTTTTTGTATTTCTTGCTGCTACTGAAGTGGTGTAGGAATACTTTTTGGAAATCTCTGAAAGAATGCACACTTTGAGGGGGCAAACCCTCAAACCATCTCTGGGCGGAGTCCACCAGAGTTGTCAAGAATACCTTGCACTTGATTCGGTCAGTGTAGCAGTGCAGCATGGCCATGTTTTCGAATCTGGCGAGATGCTCATCCGGGTCCGCATTGCCATCGTAATCTTTTACTTTGGCAAACTTGAAATTCCCGGGAAGAGGCTCCCAGACAATAATATCAGCAAACGGGCACCCTTTGGCAACGACCCGGGCAGCGCTACGGCTCTCCAACTGTCCCTCTAGGACCCTCATCTTTTGCTTTAACTCTCTCAACTCCTCTGCTGTAGTCGGAGCTTTTGACCCGACACTATAATCCATGTTACCTCCACTCACTTCCTCCTCCTCCCTCCGTTCTTGCTCTTGCTCCTGCTCCTGCTCCTGCTCTTGCTCTTGCTCTTGCTCGGGCGGCGTGTTGTGTCGAGAAACCTCTTTCCTAACCATGGCTTGAGCTATCGCGTCGGCCATCATTTTTTTCAACTCTTCACGGGTCATGGTTACGAGATTCTGTTCGGTGTTATTAACACCCACTTGTCTTGAAGATTGTC
Coding sequences:
- the LOC140839244 gene encoding uncharacterized protein; the encoded protein is MISGGSTDGDSNRARKSRSRRECLEVEGSRKSEAVISFGPEDLRRVNLPHNDALVIQARVANYDILRVFVDSGSSVNVIFKDTFEQMDLQGYHLETVETALFGFAGHVVYPEGEIILPLTLGSHDLKRTVMTSFTMVDSPSSYNIILGRPAMNELRAVASTYHQKIKFPVGARVGEVRGDQPSSRKCYVEAVRADQSRSKREGKRAKIGETGGRRVEEGEIHFVAEEEQEAVEIGPGQQIRVARDLSMTIRVSLIKCLKTNIHVFAWSQQDLTGISPFISEHHLNILPGSHPIKQKKSHFGPEKDKVISEQVKELLKAGHIREIQFPTWLSNVVLVPKSTGKWRMCVDFRDLNKACPKDHYPLPRIDQLVVSTSGYELLSFMDAYQGYHQIPLAKNDQDKSSFVTSRGTFCYIVMPFGLKNAGATYQRLMDKVFEKQLGRNVEVYVDDIMGKTREVTTFINDLEETFATLIQYGIKLNPAKCIFGVKSGKFLGLWLQIGGLR